Within Candidatus Methylomirabilota bacterium, the genomic segment GCGGCATCGGGACCACGTCCGGCTCCCGCGTCGGCTCGGCCACCGCGTCCTTCACGTCGGTCGCGGCGCCTTTCTTCATGAACAGGTTGTAGATCGTCCACTGGGTGCGCTTGCGCCGCCCGAGCACCGGGAAGCGCTTCGCGATGGAGGGCACCGAGTAGAACCGCTCGTAGGCCGCGGTCTGTCCGAGCCGCAGCTCGTCGCCGGTCATCCGGGCGGGCCGGTAGACCACGTTGGCCTGGTCGTACCTGGTCCAGTCGTAGGAGACGATGCGGCCGGCCTTCTTCAGCTCGTACCAGGTGAGCGTGCCCGGGTACGGGGTGAGGACCGAGTACGCGCAGGCGTCGTAGTCGGCGTCGATGTTGAAGCGGGCGGTGGTCTCGAACACGGAGGCGTCGTCGCCGTCGAAGCCGAACATGAACAGCCCGAAGACCATGATGCCGTAGGCGTGCACCTTCTCGACCAGCGAGGCGAAGGTCTCGGGCCGGTTCACGTGCTTGTGCACGCTGGTGAGGGTGGAGCGCGTGATCGACTCGAAGCCGATGCTGAGCAGGGTGCAGCCGCTCTTGGCGGCCAGCTCGAGCATCCGGTCGTCCTGAGCCAGCTTGGAGGTGACGCCGGCCTGCCACTGCACCCCGCGGCCGACGAGCGCGCGCATGACCTCCTTGGGCCGCTCGGCGGTGCCGAAGAAGTCGGCGTCGTTGATCGAGATGATGCGAGAGCCGCAGTTGTCGATCTCGCGCACCACCTCGTCGACCGGCCGGTAGCGGAAC encodes:
- a CDS encoding radical SAM protein — encoded protein: MRTRIIHLVNPKTDSITTRPLYLNRALYSPLAGLLAVAATIPTDRYEVVLTDENIETVDFDLKADLVGISAMTAYVNRGYEIADQFRARGIPVVMGGVHPSFMPQEALKHADAVVIGEAELVIPKLLDDLERGEVRGVYRADRLHPMVGVSMPRYDLLKKHRYVNRTFVQTSRGCHQGCTFCAEPLMNGLKFRYRPVDEVVREIDNCGSRIISINDADFFGTAERPKEVMRALVGRGVQWQAGVTSKLAQDDRMLELAAKSGCTLLSIGFESITRSTLTSVHKHVNRPETFASLVEKVHAYGIMVFGLFMFGFDGDDASVFETTARFNIDADYDACAYSVLTPYPGTLTWYELKKAGRIVSYDWTRYDQANVVYRPARMTGDELRLGQTAAYERFYSVPSIAKRFPVLGRRKRTQWTIYNLFMKKGAATDVKDAVAEPTREPDVVPMPPILPLKREWREAVLEGTAGARQ